A section of the Paenibacillus odorifer genome encodes:
- a CDS encoding N-acetylglucosamine-6-phosphate deacetylase, whose protein sequence is MNVSIKGKHYKTGLPVEISVEQGRITSVTELAESPAMADWPWLAPGLVDLQVNGGWGLDLNTLPLQPATVLELSRLLLGNGVTSYCPTLITNGKEALAQAVSAIAEAASLYPEDAGGIVGIHLEGPFLSAEEGPRGAHPREHIGPPDWDMLCRWQEAAEGLIRILTVSPEWPNAAAFIARCSESGILVSIGHTAASPEQIREAVAAGAVMSTHLGNGTHLTLPRHPNYLWEQLAADELYGCMIADGQHLPPALLKVILRMKRSRTILVSDAVSLSGMLPGTYHLHIGGEVVLTAEGRLHLAGNPQLLAGSAMMLPDQVAYLAEAGLARLDEAWDCASVHPATLLGLEQAAGLRAGAPADLVSFCYEDRTLTVLECWKKGHSRACSNELQQRLGGERCRA, encoded by the coding sequence ATGAACGTGTCAATTAAGGGAAAACACTACAAGACTGGGCTGCCGGTTGAGATAAGTGTCGAGCAGGGGCGAATCACTTCGGTCACCGAACTTGCGGAGAGTCCAGCCATGGCCGATTGGCCCTGGCTGGCACCCGGGTTGGTGGATCTGCAAGTGAACGGGGGCTGGGGGCTGGATCTCAACACGCTGCCTTTGCAGCCTGCCACGGTATTGGAACTGTCCCGACTTCTGCTAGGAAACGGGGTTACCAGCTATTGTCCAACTCTGATTACCAATGGCAAAGAAGCGCTGGCTCAAGCGGTCTCCGCTATTGCGGAAGCCGCTTCGCTGTATCCGGAAGATGCTGGGGGGATTGTAGGAATTCATCTGGAAGGTCCTTTTCTATCAGCAGAAGAGGGTCCACGCGGCGCCCATCCAAGGGAACATATTGGCCCGCCGGATTGGGATATGTTGTGCCGCTGGCAGGAAGCGGCTGAAGGGCTTATCCGTATCCTCACCGTCTCCCCGGAATGGCCAAACGCCGCTGCATTTATCGCCCGGTGCAGCGAATCAGGCATCCTTGTTTCCATCGGGCATACAGCAGCTTCTCCCGAACAGATAAGGGAGGCGGTTGCCGCAGGAGCGGTGATGTCTACGCATCTCGGCAATGGCACACATCTGACGCTGCCCCGTCATCCCAACTATTTGTGGGAGCAGCTGGCGGCGGATGAACTATACGGCTGTATGATTGCAGATGGCCAACATTTGCCGCCTGCTCTGTTGAAAGTAATTCTGCGGATGAAGCGCAGCCGCACCATCTTGGTCAGCGATGCTGTATCACTGAGCGGAATGCTGCCGGGAACTTACCACCTGCACATCGGTGGAGAGGTTGTATTAACAGCAGAAGGACGGCTGCATCTGGCCGGTAATCCGCAGCTGCTGGCAGGCTCCGCCATGATGCTTCCAGATCAGGTAGCCTATCTTGCGGAGGCTGGATTAGCCCGGCTGGATGAAGCCTGGGATTGTGCTTCTGTTCATCCGGCTACTTTGCTGGGGCTGGAGCAGGCGGCAGGGCTTAGGGCTGGAGCGCCTGCCGATCTCGTGAGCTTCTGCTATGAAGACAGGACACTTACCGTGCTGGAATGCTGGAAAAAGGGTCATAGCAGGGCTTGCAGTAATGAATTACAGCAAAGATTAGGAGGAGAACGATGCAGAGCTTGA
- a CDS encoding MATE family efflux transporter: MTNEFSNQYYLESAPMKKAIAHLSIPMMIGMSVGTIYNVINAYFIGLLHNTSMLTAITLGLPIFTVLMAFGNVLGVGGGTFVTRLAGQKETEKGKKVAGYTFYGSIVVGLLIALIAWLAINPITRMLGADAATLDFTKSYALTLFAGGFAVVLNFALEQLVRSEGASKESMYGIFISTALSLIFDPIFILVLNWHVAGAALAMVLANLGSAIYYIYFLETKSEHLRGFLKHFKISVRDQLEVYKIGTAELLQASFLIVSTLLLNNYSIQYGESVVAGFGVALRIVQIPEFLSMGLFLGLIPLFAFNFASKNTERLKSSIKYAFAYIGGIAVVFVSLVYVFRGTILHWFSGDPSVLSMGTYILAAMLISALFNGFTGLFMSIFQATGQGTPTTIMAISQGVLFIPMIIVLHSIFGLHGVIWSMTVTEVITSVMGVVLFMIFRKKLNSAGGDGKGAVEVTSG; the protein is encoded by the coding sequence ATGACAAATGAGTTCTCAAATCAATATTATTTAGAGTCGGCGCCCATGAAAAAAGCGATCGCTCATTTATCGATTCCCATGATGATTGGGATGTCTGTGGGTACTATTTATAATGTAATCAATGCTTACTTCATCGGCTTATTGCACAATACAAGTATGCTGACCGCAATCACGCTGGGCCTGCCTATTTTTACCGTTTTAATGGCTTTTGGAAATGTATTGGGGGTAGGCGGAGGAACATTTGTAACCCGCTTGGCGGGGCAAAAAGAGACGGAAAAAGGGAAAAAGGTTGCCGGATATACTTTTTACGGGAGTATTGTAGTGGGGCTTCTTATCGCGCTCATCGCTTGGTTAGCTATTAATCCGATCACGCGCATGCTTGGTGCAGATGCTGCTACCTTAGACTTTACGAAGTCTTACGCGCTCACTCTTTTTGCAGGCGGATTTGCTGTTGTGCTTAATTTTGCATTGGAACAACTGGTCCGTTCGGAAGGGGCCTCGAAGGAATCAATGTATGGTATTTTTATCAGTACGGCTTTAAGTTTGATTTTTGATCCTATATTTATTCTCGTGCTGAATTGGCATGTTGCCGGGGCTGCTTTGGCTATGGTTTTAGCAAATTTGGGCTCTGCTATTTATTATATTTACTTTTTGGAAACGAAAAGTGAGCATTTAAGAGGATTTTTGAAGCATTTTAAGATATCTGTACGAGATCAGCTTGAGGTTTATAAAATAGGTACAGCCGAGCTATTGCAAGCCAGTTTTTTAATTGTCAGCACGCTTTTGTTAAATAACTATTCCATTCAATATGGGGAGAGTGTGGTCGCCGGATTTGGTGTGGCTTTAAGAATTGTGCAGATTCCAGAATTTTTATCGATGGGTTTATTTTTGGGATTGATTCCGCTATTTGCTTTTAACTTTGCTAGTAAAAATACGGAGAGACTTAAATCCAGCATCAAATACGCTTTTGCATATATAGGCGGCATTGCAGTTGTTTTTGTGAGTCTAGTATATGTGTTTAGAGGAACGATTCTTCATTGGTTCTCAGGCGATCCTTCTGTGTTAAGCATGGGAACTTATATTTTGGCAGCTATGCTGATTTCGGCTTTATTTAATGGATTTACCGGATTATTTATGAGCATTTTTCAAGCAACGGGGCAAGGCACACCCACTACTATTATGGCAATAAGCCAAGGTGTATTATTTATACCGATGATTATCGTATTGCATTCTATTTTTGGCCTGCACGGTGTGATTTGGTCGATGACTGTGACTGAGGTAATAACGAGTGTGATGGGTGTGGTTTTGTTTATGATTTTTCGGAAAAAACTGAATAGTGCGGGCGGGGATGGAAAAGGCGCTGTAGAGGTTACGTCGGGATAA
- a CDS encoding glucosamine-6-phosphate deaminase codes for MNDIIKPLETHRVEQMSVQVYEDRSLMGAAAASQVAQKIRALLQDSARQVRIVFAAAPSQNELYEGLVREQGIDWSRVNAFHMDEYIGLAASAPQRFGRFLTDRLYSRVNPGRVELLDGLADVVQECQRYSALLSEAPIDIVCLGIGENGHIAFNDPPVANFTDPQLVKAVELEEACRRQQVNDGCFTGLDEVPTHALTLTVPALLAGRHLYGIVPGVSKRNALQAALHDSISTACPATILRTHPEITMFTDRAAFGL; via the coding sequence ATGAATGACATCATTAAACCGTTAGAGACACACAGAGTAGAGCAGATGTCCGTTCAGGTTTATGAAGATCGTAGCCTAATGGGCGCTGCGGCGGCATCGCAGGTTGCGCAGAAAATTAGAGCTTTGCTTCAAGATTCCGCGCGTCAGGTCCGAATCGTGTTTGCAGCCGCACCTTCGCAAAATGAACTGTACGAGGGGCTGGTGCGGGAGCAGGGGATTGATTGGTCCCGGGTCAATGCTTTTCATATGGATGAATACATTGGTCTTGCGGCTTCGGCTCCCCAGCGTTTCGGCCGTTTTTTGACAGATCGGCTATATAGTCGGGTTAACCCTGGCCGGGTAGAACTGCTGGATGGTCTCGCTGATGTGGTGCAGGAATGCCAGAGATATTCGGCCCTGTTGAGCGAGGCTCCTATTGATATCGTTTGCCTCGGGATCGGGGAAAACGGGCATATCGCGTTTAATGATCCGCCAGTTGCTAATTTTACCGACCCGCAGCTGGTCAAAGCGGTCGAACTGGAGGAAGCCTGCCGTCGCCAGCAGGTGAATGACGGTTGTTTTACCGGGCTGGACGAGGTGCCAACCCATGCGCTGACGCTTACGGTACCAGCCTTGCTGGCTGGCCGTCACCTGTACGGAATTGTACCTGGGGTGTCCAAACGCAATGCTTTACAGGCGGCGCTCCATGATTCGATCAGCACGGCATGTCCAGCTACTATTCTGCGCACCCATCCGGAGATCACGATGTTCACGGATCGGGCTGCCTTCGGCCTATGA
- a CDS encoding glycoside hydrolase family 20 zincin-like fold domain-containing protein, with amino-acid sequence MQSLIPQPKQIQVKEGEAFQFSEDVSLSLYMEQHDPRLVVHCRRAFPELECTHVISGKGYSLILQSPLLPETKGAQPDEVDLEMLNGRAEGYRLEVSECRMVIQALDAPGLFYGLQTLLQLRKSAGEVPAVSITDWPDTTLRAMNFDLRQTFSKPELLLSYLADFARYKTNAVLIEYEDKFPFQKYPEFVHPQHSLSLTQLEELKRTAHEYFIEIIPLQQSFGHLEYVLRHDTWRHLRETELSLGEICPSHPESFELITDLLQGMMDTHPDSRYIHLGCDEVYSLCECERCKTLFGGVRERAFIAFLNTLIEFTASRGKKAIFWHDMLDKCPPEELAKLDKRSAAMIWIYNGRNIEAEVSSLADKFRSLGIEVMGAPAVRSFDWAEHQNYPVLLNRTDNLLQWAETADKLDLGCIVATNWTGPFSLGVPYGIFETTWYPMLLHADLAWNRKADASTFIDRFMERFHGIDPRTGHAQLGNYQLEDYYDVIWKLLDKVKDHKDEAELIAIMHDFEAATDRSRAIHKYVYRWELYPGDDAEWHSLLNNYMRNRRGRENVLPRMKAVLERYQPSDMAEHFVKSRFYLHDYLEQTLYRELGFGQAE; translated from the coding sequence ATGCAGAGCTTGATACCGCAACCGAAGCAGATCCAAGTGAAAGAGGGAGAAGCTTTTCAGTTCAGCGAGGATGTAAGCCTGAGCCTCTACATGGAGCAGCATGATCCGAGACTGGTGGTTCATTGCCGTCGGGCGTTTCCGGAGCTGGAATGTACACATGTTATCTCGGGAAAAGGATATTCACTTATTCTTCAGAGTCCCTTGCTGCCAGAAACGAAAGGAGCTCAGCCAGATGAAGTGGATCTGGAAATGCTTAACGGTCGGGCGGAAGGGTACAGGCTGGAGGTGTCGGAGTGCCGGATGGTAATCCAAGCACTGGACGCGCCGGGGCTGTTTTACGGGCTGCAAACGTTACTACAGCTGCGTAAGTCAGCAGGGGAAGTTCCTGCCGTGTCTATCACGGACTGGCCTGACACTACTTTGCGGGCGATGAATTTTGATCTTCGCCAGACATTTTCCAAGCCAGAGCTGTTACTATCGTATTTGGCGGATTTTGCCCGGTATAAAACGAATGCGGTTCTGATTGAATACGAAGATAAATTCCCGTTCCAGAAGTACCCGGAATTCGTGCATCCACAGCATTCATTAAGCCTCACACAGCTAGAGGAGCTGAAACGCACAGCCCATGAATATTTTATTGAGATCATTCCGCTGCAGCAGAGCTTTGGACATCTGGAGTATGTGCTCCGCCACGACACCTGGCGGCACTTGCGCGAAACGGAGTTATCCCTCGGGGAGATCTGCCCGTCGCATCCGGAATCCTTCGAGCTGATTACCGATCTGTTACAGGGGATGATGGATACCCATCCTGATTCCCGTTATATTCACCTCGGCTGCGACGAGGTGTACAGCTTATGTGAATGCGAACGCTGTAAAACGTTGTTCGGAGGGGTACGGGAGCGGGCATTTATCGCTTTTTTGAACACTTTGATTGAATTTACAGCCAGCCGTGGTAAAAAAGCGATTTTCTGGCATGACATGCTGGACAAATGCCCGCCGGAAGAACTGGCAAAGCTGGATAAGCGGAGTGCGGCGATGATCTGGATATACAACGGACGTAATATCGAAGCTGAGGTTTCCTCTCTTGCGGATAAATTCAGGTCACTAGGTATCGAGGTTATGGGAGCACCGGCGGTTCGCAGCTTTGACTGGGCTGAACATCAGAATTATCCGGTACTATTGAACCGGACGGATAATCTGCTCCAATGGGCGGAGACAGCGGATAAGCTGGACCTCGGTTGCATCGTCGCCACGAACTGGACGGGGCCGTTCAGCCTTGGCGTTCCTTATGGTATCTTCGAGACGACGTGGTATCCGATGCTGCTGCACGCCGATTTGGCCTGGAACCGCAAAGCGGACGCCTCAACATTTATCGATCGATTCATGGAGCGGTTTCATGGCATTGATCCTAGAACAGGTCATGCTCAGCTCGGGAATTATCAGCTGGAAGATTATTATGATGTTATCTGGAAGCTGCTGGACAAGGTGAAGGATCATAAGGATGAAGCAGAGCTGATTGCCATTATGCATGATTTTGAAGCGGCGACGGACCGTTCGCGGGCGATCCACAAATATGTCTACCGCTGGGAGCTCTATCCGGGAGACGATGCGGAATGGCATTCGCTGCTGAACAATTACATGAGAAATCGCCGTGGACGTGAGAACGTTTTGCCTCGCATGAAAGCGGTTTTGGAGCGTTACCAGCCATCCGATATGGCGGAGCATTTTGTGAAATCCCGGTTCTATCTTCACGATTATCTGGAGCAGACATTATACCGTGAGCTGGGGTTTGGCCAGGCTGAATAA
- a CDS encoding MarR family winged helix-turn-helix transcriptional regulator has translation MNKPVVDTPFSNLIREIGMKIKGTADTRLNELGLNSQQGRMIGYIFENQAEGVIQKDLAEVFNRKGASITSMLQGLEKKGYIQRVTPENDERQKSIFVLEKGALLVEEFNEIFSEVEASITKALSPEETATLKSLLQKVSSSL, from the coding sequence ATGAACAAACCCGTTGTAGACACACCATTTTCTAATTTAATACGAGAGATTGGGATGAAAATAAAAGGTACAGCTGACACCAGGTTAAATGAGTTAGGTCTGAATTCACAACAAGGCCGCATGATCGGCTATATTTTTGAGAATCAAGCAGAAGGGGTTATTCAGAAGGATTTAGCGGAGGTCTTTAACAGGAAGGGGGCGAGCATCACCAGTATGCTTCAGGGGTTGGAGAAGAAAGGGTATATCCAGCGTGTCACTCCTGAAAATGATGAACGTCAAAAGAGTATTTTTGTATTGGAAAAAGGTGCTCTTTTAGTGGAAGAGTTCAATGAGATTTTCTCTGAGGTAGAAGCAAGCATTACTAAGGCGCTTAGTCCGGAAGAAACTGCAACCCTAAAGTCTTTACTTCAAAAAGTTAGTTCAAGTTTATAA
- a CDS encoding S-layer homology domain-containing protein, producing the protein MRATPINRTIRKVTLTALCILLVLLSGRVMAEPSPAQKTTAVFTAEMQSTLEGAQNVLLTIQPFPDEAAVGFFKNGRSLPKGYLEQTADKILEQRGKFTKVAGLTRTALAYSAAGGNINNIAGIDLYPFLMNHDGIDSEGAAAVAAAYITSKNSISNSLERTNRYPDLLFYQLLDMQLADGSWPLAGQKQGDLVATAWVLTALASEVSSEQTAQPIEKALQWLKSKQQLDGGFDGKTTTTAQVIVALSSQGVDAADFTKEGGASLLDHLLARKLTGGGFAQTAGGGNDSPATVQAYLALTSYKLLSKQAGMLYSGLHHAGLDRATIQVEGPGGTLAGGHIVGGDAVKAAAAFLQAKGLAYKLNADAAKPAFTAIEGIENGRYNGRGEWKIAVFSGGSAWMYPENSPYRLTIGNGDQLLVYYADDTELLDRMEVKWKDKNGQEMGGYASANMPFSLHITKSNGQLGGLPAFGATVTLQGKSVVADSTGKVSFAGMKPGVYPVQVTKYRKDAAPALSKRTFALHVSSPELASFTDANKVAAWARLDIATALSSGYIQGVSASGNVLAPKQKLTRAEFLTLLLRLLHEFPDAKATSSFKDVPADKWYSGTIAKAEELGIISSSAGKFEPDRGITREEAADMVTKAARLSTYGSPDRVKFADTSSLSEASRQAIQAVNEHEVMTGSGSRFDPKQILVREQAAAILVRLQKLIPEAFY; encoded by the coding sequence ATGAGAGCAACACCCATAAACAGGACGATAAGGAAGGTTACACTTACCGCATTATGTATTTTGCTTGTATTGCTGAGTGGCAGGGTAATGGCGGAGCCGTCTCCGGCACAAAAGACAACCGCGGTATTCACAGCGGAGATGCAGAGTACCTTGGAAGGGGCGCAGAATGTGCTGCTTACGATACAGCCATTCCCGGACGAAGCAGCCGTAGGTTTCTTCAAGAATGGGCGTAGTCTGCCCAAGGGATATCTGGAGCAGACTGCCGATAAGATTCTGGAACAGCGGGGCAAGTTCACCAAGGTGGCAGGGCTAACTCGAACAGCGCTGGCTTACAGTGCTGCGGGGGGCAACATCAACAACATCGCGGGTATTGATCTTTATCCATTCCTGATGAATCATGACGGAATTGATTCGGAAGGGGCAGCAGCGGTAGCAGCCGCCTATATTACCTCGAAGAACTCCATTTCAAATTCATTGGAGCGGACAAACCGTTACCCCGATTTGCTGTTTTATCAGCTGCTTGATATGCAGCTAGCGGATGGCAGCTGGCCGCTGGCCGGGCAGAAGCAAGGAGATCTGGTAGCTACTGCCTGGGTACTGACGGCACTTGCTTCCGAAGTGAGTTCAGAACAAACTGCGCAGCCGATTGAGAAGGCTTTGCAGTGGCTTAAGAGCAAGCAGCAGCTAGACGGAGGATTCGATGGTAAAACTACGACGACAGCGCAGGTGATTGTTGCTTTATCCTCGCAGGGAGTTGATGCAGCAGATTTCACCAAGGAAGGCGGAGCCTCGTTGCTGGACCATTTGCTGGCGCGGAAGCTTACGGGTGGCGGCTTTGCGCAGACAGCAGGCGGAGGAAACGATAGTCCCGCTACTGTGCAAGCCTACCTTGCCTTGACTTCCTATAAGCTGCTGTCCAAGCAGGCTGGCATGCTGTATAGCGGACTACATCATGCTGGACTTGACCGGGCAACGATTCAGGTCGAAGGACCCGGTGGCACCCTTGCCGGGGGGCATATTGTTGGCGGAGATGCTGTGAAGGCAGCGGCAGCCTTTTTACAGGCAAAGGGTTTAGCGTATAAGTTGAATGCGGATGCAGCTAAACCAGCCTTCACAGCTATAGAAGGGATTGAGAACGGGCGATACAATGGACGCGGAGAATGGAAGATTGCTGTATTCAGCGGGGGCAGTGCATGGATGTATCCTGAGAATAGCCCGTACAGACTGACAATAGGCAATGGGGATCAGCTGCTTGTTTACTACGCGGATGATACAGAACTGCTTGACCGGATGGAAGTGAAATGGAAAGATAAAAACGGCCAGGAAATGGGTGGATACGCAAGCGCCAATATGCCGTTTTCCCTCCATATCACCAAGTCAAACGGTCAGCTGGGCGGTCTTCCGGCTTTCGGCGCTACTGTGACACTTCAAGGAAAAAGCGTAGTGGCTGACAGCACGGGAAAGGTGTCTTTTGCCGGCATGAAGCCCGGTGTCTATCCTGTGCAAGTCACCAAATACCGTAAAGATGCTGCTCCAGCACTTTCCAAACGGACGTTTGCGCTGCATGTCTCTTCCCCGGAATTGGCCAGCTTTACGGATGCCAATAAAGTCGCAGCTTGGGCACGTTTGGATATCGCAACAGCGCTCAGCAGCGGATATATTCAGGGCGTGAGTGCCAGCGGAAATGTGCTGGCTCCTAAGCAGAAGCTGACCCGGGCTGAATTTCTGACCCTGCTGCTGCGGCTATTGCATGAGTTCCCCGATGCCAAGGCCACTTCTAGCTTTAAGGATGTTCCGGCGGACAAATGGTACAGCGGTACCATCGCCAAGGCTGAGGAGCTGGGCATTATCAGCTCTTCAGCCGGCAAGTTCGAACCGGACCGCGGTATTACGCGGGAAGAAGCGGCGGATATGGTAACCAAAGCTGCCCGGTTGTCTACGTACGGCAGCCCGGACCGTGTGAAGTTTGCCGATACTTCCAGTTTGTCAGAGGCGAGCCGCCAGGCGATTCAGGCCGTGAATGAACATGAAGTAATGACCGGCAGCGGGAGCCGTTTCGATCCTAAGCAGATTCTGGTGCGTGAGCAGGCAGCGGCAATTTTAGTCAGACTGCAGAAATTAATCCCGGAAGCCTTCTATTAA
- a CDS encoding insulinase family protein encodes MSRLITGNIYYGFQVVNEEFIREIDSAVFTMEHLKSGARLLFVQNQDDNKVFSVSFRTPPEDSTGVFHILEHSVLCGSEKYPVKEPFVELLKGSMQTFLNAFTFGDKTMYPVASRNEQDFSNLMEVYLDSVFQPNIYKQREIFEQEGWHYELQQTEDELIYKGVVYNEMKGSYSSPFTVLMDRIKKSLYPDTIYRHSSGGDPQEIPALTYEQFLKAHSNYYHPSNSYFYLYGDVSIEEKLQFIDQEYLSRYEKNSFDTSIPLQQPTGMTELVADYPILEAETADDKTYLSLNYVIGTSTDRELNLAFDILKSMLMDSNAAPLKQALLESGLGKDAFAFYSDSMVQPLLGITLTHSNASAKDAFVELVKTTLSSLVKNGLDEKLVLAAVNSKEFELREADFSRYPKGLTYNIEVMKSWLYDGQPSTHMLYEEVFTTIREKITDRYFEKLIEVYLLNSDHCSLVVLNPSKTIAADKEASTQRQLSEYKSSQQPDQLEQLVQSTQHLLARQGRADAAEDLQKLPSLSLQDINRSAEPQVPSHEYNLEGLKLIHHDVSTQKIAYFKFYWDTSVVAPEQIPYLVLLAEVLGQMETASYSIEELTSEIGIKTGGIHFKNEIFGAAKDTGASYQPKFTAQVKVMAGHIGESLDLLRELLYTSALDNLTKLQEIVRREASQMESVLNQKGNEIAASRLMSYFSDMGAYQEQQGGVAYYRFIRELAEKIDQQGAEVADTLKDICAVLFNKQNLIISVTGTPDLYEEFAANVAKLDIQDRPVVNKPKITAQGHADNEGFMSSSQVQYVVKGYDFNKLGFTYSGKMQVLKKIMSLTYLWNAVRVKGGAYGGSLMLRRDGILMFTSYRDPNLQETLEVYDQAYRFTEGYEADADEMTKAVIGTLSMLDQPLSPSAQGRRADRHYFEQVTGAELQQERDEILSTTPEDIRQYADLLKAVTEQNYFTVVGNASKLESKKVLFGNLEELVM; translated from the coding sequence ATGAGCCGCTTGATCACAGGCAACATATATTATGGATTTCAGGTCGTTAATGAGGAATTTATCCGGGAGATCGATTCCGCCGTATTCACGATGGAACATCTGAAGAGCGGCGCCAGGCTGCTTTTCGTGCAGAATCAGGATGACAACAAGGTATTCAGCGTGAGCTTCAGGACCCCTCCTGAAGATAGTACAGGGGTCTTTCATATTTTGGAGCATTCTGTATTATGTGGTTCGGAGAAATATCCGGTGAAGGAACCTTTTGTAGAATTGCTAAAGGGTTCGATGCAGACATTCCTGAACGCATTTACGTTTGGGGATAAGACGATGTATCCGGTGGCGAGCCGGAATGAGCAGGATTTCTCCAATCTGATGGAGGTCTACCTGGATAGTGTATTTCAGCCGAATATTTATAAGCAAAGGGAGATTTTTGAGCAAGAGGGCTGGCATTACGAGCTTCAGCAAACAGAAGACGAGTTGATCTATAAAGGCGTGGTTTACAACGAGATGAAGGGTTCCTATTCCTCGCCGTTTACAGTGCTGATGGACAGGATCAAAAAGTCGTTGTATCCAGACACGATTTACCGCCATTCTTCAGGTGGAGATCCGCAGGAGATTCCTGCGCTTACGTATGAGCAATTCCTTAAGGCGCACAGCAATTATTATCACCCGTCCAACAGTTATTTTTATCTGTACGGAGACGTCTCTATTGAAGAGAAGCTGCAATTTATAGACCAGGAATACCTTAGCCGTTATGAAAAAAACAGCTTTGATACCTCCATTCCCCTACAACAGCCTACCGGAATGACGGAGCTGGTAGCGGATTATCCGATTCTGGAAGCAGAAACGGCCGACGACAAAACTTATTTGAGTCTGAACTATGTAATTGGAACCTCTACGGATCGGGAACTGAATCTGGCTTTTGATATTTTGAAAAGCATGCTGATGGACAGCAATGCAGCTCCGCTTAAGCAAGCCCTGCTGGAAAGCGGTCTGGGTAAAGATGCCTTTGCTTTTTATTCCGACAGTATGGTTCAGCCGCTGCTTGGCATTACCCTGACACATTCGAACGCCTCCGCCAAAGATGCCTTCGTGGAGCTGGTGAAGACCACATTAAGCAGCTTGGTTAAGAACGGGCTGGATGAGAAGCTGGTGCTGGCGGCGGTCAACAGCAAGGAATTTGAACTGCGGGAAGCGGACTTTAGCCGATATCCAAAGGGACTTACTTACAATATCGAAGTGATGAAGTCCTGGCTCTATGACGGTCAGCCGTCTACTCATATGCTTTATGAAGAGGTATTCACTACCATTCGGGAAAAAATAACGGATCGTTATTTTGAGAAGCTGATTGAGGTCTACTTACTGAATAGTGATCATTGCAGTCTGGTGGTGCTGAACCCGTCCAAGACGATTGCAGCCGACAAGGAAGCGAGCACCCAGCGTCAATTAAGTGAATACAAATCATCACAGCAACCAGACCAGCTGGAGCAGCTTGTGCAGAGTACACAGCATCTTCTGGCGCGGCAAGGCCGTGCAGATGCTGCCGAGGATTTGCAGAAGCTGCCAAGTTTATCTCTACAGGACATTAACCGCAGTGCTGAACCTCAGGTGCCATCCCATGAATATAACCTTGAGGGTCTAAAGCTGATCCATCATGACGTATCTACTCAAAAGATTGCGTATTTCAAGTTTTATTGGGATACGAGTGTTGTGGCTCCTGAGCAAATTCCTTATCTTGTGCTGCTGGCAGAGGTATTGGGCCAAATGGAGACAGCTTCTTACAGCATTGAAGAGCTCACTAGTGAAATTGGGATCAAAACCGGAGGCATTCATTTCAAAAATGAGATCTTTGGCGCTGCAAAAGATACTGGAGCCAGTTATCAGCCTAAATTCACTGCGCAGGTTAAGGTGATGGCGGGGCATATTGGCGAATCGCTGGATCTGCTGCGCGAGTTGCTCTATACCAGCGCGCTCGATAACCTGACGAAGCTACAGGAAATCGTGCGCCGGGAAGCTTCGCAGATGGAATCGGTTCTGAACCAAAAAGGCAATGAAATCGCGGCCAGCCGCCTGATGTCTTATTTTTCGGACATGGGAGCGTATCAGGAACAACAGGGTGGTGTGGCCTATTACCGCTTTATCCGTGAGCTTGCCGAGAAGATCGATCAGCAGGGAGCTGAGGTGGCAGACACGCTGAAGGATATCTGTGCGGTTTTATTCAATAAACAGAATTTAATCATCAGCGTGACGGGTACCCCTGATTTGTATGAAGAATTTGCCGCTAATGTAGCGAAGCTGGATATTCAGGATCGGCCAGTGGTGAATAAACCTAAGATTACGGCGCAGGGGCATGCGGATAATGAAGGTTTTATGTCTTCCAGCCAGGTGCAATATGTGGTTAAAGGCTACGACTTCAACAAGCTGGGATTTACGTATTCCGGCAAAATGCAGGTGCTCAAAAAAATCATGAGCCTCACCTATCTGTGGAATGCCGTGCGCGTGAAGGGCGGAGCTTATGGCGGAAGCCTGATGCTGCGCAGAGATGGGATATTGATGTTCACTTCCTACCGTGATCCCAATTTGCAGGAGACGCTGGAGGTTTATGATCAGGCGTACCGATTCACCGAAGGATATGAAGCGGATGCCGACGAGATGACCAAAGCAGTTATCGGCACCCTGTCCATGCTGGACCAGCCGCTGAGCCCAAGCGCTCAGGGACGGCGGGCGGACCGGCATTATTTTGAGCAGGTAACCGGGGCCGAGCTGCAGCAGGAACGGGATGAAATCTTGTCGACCACACCGGAAGACATCAGACAGTATGCCGATTTGCTTAAGGCTGTGACGGAACAAAATTATTTCACAGTTGTCGGCAATGCCTCCAAGTTGGAATCGAAAAAAGTCTTATTCGGAAACCTAGAAGAACTAGTAATGTAA